In Equus przewalskii isolate Varuska chromosome 6, EquPr2, whole genome shotgun sequence, one DNA window encodes the following:
- the CIMAP1D gene encoding protein CIMAP1D isoform X2, protein MQGRALEVTPGPGAYSPEKVAPVRQRTPPAFTLGSRLRPQPPDTSAPAPNTYTLPSLWGSQIFTKPSSPSYSVVGRTPPARPPQDPAEIPGPGQYDSPDPNAYRQRRPAFTMLGRPRAPRPRRSPWASATPDQPPPWPRTPRPDTLTLGVSPVSPGCEVGCGRSLLGLALPGVGGPPPFFSELSEVLLGHLLPPVPGGCDLWPRGPTLWEPLLAPQFLPSWSRQVKPGHVEKGTPLALPAARRPAGDGASCVLELGVRPARAWVSHTARVSAKLGLVPASHGAGSPLGSQPDARLEAALMPLPSTHPLTARQ, encoded by the exons ATGCAGGGCCGGG ctctggaggtgaCGCCGGGCCCCGGGGCCTACAGCCCAGAGAAGGTGGCCCCTGTTCGCCAGCGGACACCCCCGGCTTTCACACTGGGCTCCCGTCTCCGCCCGCAGCCCCCGGacacctcagccccagcccccaacACCTACACGCTGCCCTCCCTCTGGGGCTCCCAGATCTTCACCAAGCCCAGCAGCCCCAGCTACTCGGTGGTGGGCCGCacgccccccgcccgcccgccgcagGACCCCGCGGAGATCCCAGGCCCGGGACAGTATGACAGCCCGGACCCCAACGCCTACCGCCAGCGCCGGCCGGCCTTCACCATGCTGGGGCGGCCCCGGGCCCCGC GGCCCCGGCGTTCACCATGGGCATCCGCCACTCCAGACCAGCCGCCACCATGGCCGCGGACACCACGCCCTGACACCCTGACCTTGGGTGTGAGCCCAGTCTCCCCAGGCTGTGAAGTGGGGTGTGGGCGGTCCCTCCTGGGCCTGGccttgcctggggtgggggggcctcctcccttcttttctgagTTGTCTGAGGTCCTTCTAGGCCACCTGCTCCCGCCAGTCCCCGGGGGCTGTGACCTGTGGCCCCGCGGCCCCACACTCTGGGAGCCTCTCCTGGCGCCCCAGTTTCTTCCGTCCTGGTCACGCCAGGTCAAGCCAGGCCACGTGGAGAAAGGGACACCCCTGGCCCTCCCCGCGGCCAGGCGACCGGCCGGAGATGGAGCTTCCTGTGTCCTAGAACTCGGTGTCCGTCCCGCCAGGGCCTGGGTGAGCCACACAGCTCGGGTTTCTGCCAAACTTGGGCTCGTCCCTGCTTCTCATGGAGCCGGCAGCCCGCTGGGGTCCCAGCCCGACGCCAGGCTGGAAGCTGCCCTGatgcccctcccctccacccacccactaACCGCTCGCCAATAA
- the CIMAP1D gene encoding protein CIMAP1D isoform X4 — protein MGTLGCDPAPRLTTAPLGRQATECQIPETGLRKTCGAATVEKGSGPGLYILPSTVGYTNHDCTKVTGPAYSLFRRPSEACPQDASPGPIYFLDPNVTRFGRSCTPAYSMQGRALEVTPGPGAYSPEKVAPVRQRTPPAFTLGSRLRPQPPDTSAPAPNTYTLPSLWGSQIFTKPSSPSYSVVGRTPPARPPQDPAEIPGPGQYDSPDPNAYRQRRPAFTMLGRPRAPRPRDETPGPGTHSPEQVTVTKARAPAFTMGIRHSRPAATMAADTTP, from the exons ATGGGGACCCTGGGCTGCGACCCCGCCCCGCGGCTGACCACAGCACCCCTGGGCCGGCAGGCCACCGAGTGCCAGATTCCAGAGACCGGCCTGCGGAAGACCTGCGGGGCAGCCACCGTGGAGAAGG GCTCTGGGCCGGGCTTGTACATCCTGCCGTCCACCGTTGGCTACACCAACCACGACTGCACCAAGGTGACGGGTCCCGCCTACTCGCTCTTCCGGAGGCCCAGCGAGG cATGTCCGCAGGATGCCAGCCCTGGGCCAATCTACTTCCTGGACCCGAACGTCACCCGCTTCGGCCGAAGCTGCACCCCTGCCTACTCCATGCAGGGCCGGG ctctggaggtgaCGCCGGGCCCCGGGGCCTACAGCCCAGAGAAGGTGGCCCCTGTTCGCCAGCGGACACCCCCGGCTTTCACACTGGGCTCCCGTCTCCGCCCGCAGCCCCCGGacacctcagccccagcccccaacACCTACACGCTGCCCTCCCTCTGGGGCTCCCAGATCTTCACCAAGCCCAGCAGCCCCAGCTACTCGGTGGTGGGCCGCacgccccccgcccgcccgccgcagGACCCCGCGGAGATCCCAGGCCCGGGACAGTATGACAGCCCGGACCCCAACGCCTACCGCCAGCGCCGGCCGGCCTTCACCATGCTGGGGCGGCCCCGGGCCCCGCGCCCCCGGGATGAGACGCCGGGTCCTGGTACCCACAGCCCCGAGCAGGTCACCGTGACCAAAGCCAGGGCCCCGGCGTTCACCATGGGCATCCGCCACTCCAGACCAGCCGCCACCATGGCCGCGGACACCACGCCCTGA
- the CIMAP1D gene encoding protein CIMAP1D isoform X3, translating to MGTLGCDPAPRLTTAPLGRQATECQIPETGLRKTCGAATVEKGSGPGLYILPSTVGYTNHDCTKVTGPAYSLFRRPSEACPQDASPGPIYFLDPNVTRFGRSCTPAYSMQGRGKYRALEVTPGPGAYSPEKVAPVRQRTPPAFTLGSRLRPQPPDTSAPAPNTYTLPSLWGSQIFTKPSSPSYSVVGRTPPARPPQDPAEIPGPGQYDSPDPNAYRQRRPAFTMLGRPRAPRPRDETPGPGTHSPEQVTVTKARAPAFTMGIRHSRPAATMAADTTP from the exons ATGGGGACCCTGGGCTGCGACCCCGCCCCGCGGCTGACCACAGCACCCCTGGGCCGGCAGGCCACCGAGTGCCAGATTCCAGAGACCGGCCTGCGGAAGACCTGCGGGGCAGCCACCGTGGAGAAGG GCTCTGGGCCGGGCTTGTACATCCTGCCGTCCACCGTTGGCTACACCAACCACGACTGCACCAAGGTGACGGGTCCCGCCTACTCGCTCTTCCGGAGGCCCAGCGAGG cATGTCCGCAGGATGCCAGCCCTGGGCCAATCTACTTCCTGGACCCGAACGTCACCCGCTTCGGCCGAAGCTGCACCCCTGCCTACTCCATGCAGGGCCGGGGTAAATATCGGG ctctggaggtgaCGCCGGGCCCCGGGGCCTACAGCCCAGAGAAGGTGGCCCCTGTTCGCCAGCGGACACCCCCGGCTTTCACACTGGGCTCCCGTCTCCGCCCGCAGCCCCCGGacacctcagccccagcccccaacACCTACACGCTGCCCTCCCTCTGGGGCTCCCAGATCTTCACCAAGCCCAGCAGCCCCAGCTACTCGGTGGTGGGCCGCacgccccccgcccgcccgccgcagGACCCCGCGGAGATCCCAGGCCCGGGACAGTATGACAGCCCGGACCCCAACGCCTACCGCCAGCGCCGGCCGGCCTTCACCATGCTGGGGCGGCCCCGGGCCCCGCGCCCCCGGGATGAGACGCCGGGTCCTGGTACCCACAGCCCCGAGCAGGTCACCGTGACCAAAGCCAGGGCCCCGGCGTTCACCATGGGCATCCGCCACTCCAGACCAGCCGCCACCATGGCCGCGGACACCACGCCCTGA
- the CIMAP1D gene encoding protein CIMAP1D isoform X1, whose amino-acid sequence MGTLGCDPAPRLTTAPLGRQATECQIPETGLRKTCGAATVEKGSGPGLYILPSTVGYTNHDCTKVTGPAYSLFRRPSEACPQDASPGPIYFLDPNVTRFGRSCTPAYSMQGRGKYRALEVTPGPGAYSPEKVAPVRQRTPPAFTLGSRLRPQPPDTSAPAPNTYTLPSLWGSQIFTKPSSPSYSVVGRTPPARPPQDPAEIPGPGQYDSPDPNAYRQRRPAFTMLGRPRAPRPRRSPWASATPDQPPPWPRTPRPDTLTLGVSPVSPGCEVGCGRSLLGLALPGVGGPPPFFSELSEVLLGHLLPPVPGGCDLWPRGPTLWEPLLAPQFLPSWSRQVKPGHVEKGTPLALPAARRPAGDGASCVLELGVRPARAWVSHTARVSAKLGLVPASHGAGSPLGSQPDARLEAALMPLPSTHPLTARQ is encoded by the exons ATGGGGACCCTGGGCTGCGACCCCGCCCCGCGGCTGACCACAGCACCCCTGGGCCGGCAGGCCACCGAGTGCCAGATTCCAGAGACCGGCCTGCGGAAGACCTGCGGGGCAGCCACCGTGGAGAAGG GCTCTGGGCCGGGCTTGTACATCCTGCCGTCCACCGTTGGCTACACCAACCACGACTGCACCAAGGTGACGGGTCCCGCCTACTCGCTCTTCCGGAGGCCCAGCGAGG cATGTCCGCAGGATGCCAGCCCTGGGCCAATCTACTTCCTGGACCCGAACGTCACCCGCTTCGGCCGAAGCTGCACCCCTGCCTACTCCATGCAGGGCCGGGGTAAATATCGGG ctctggaggtgaCGCCGGGCCCCGGGGCCTACAGCCCAGAGAAGGTGGCCCCTGTTCGCCAGCGGACACCCCCGGCTTTCACACTGGGCTCCCGTCTCCGCCCGCAGCCCCCGGacacctcagccccagcccccaacACCTACACGCTGCCCTCCCTCTGGGGCTCCCAGATCTTCACCAAGCCCAGCAGCCCCAGCTACTCGGTGGTGGGCCGCacgccccccgcccgcccgccgcagGACCCCGCGGAGATCCCAGGCCCGGGACAGTATGACAGCCCGGACCCCAACGCCTACCGCCAGCGCCGGCCGGCCTTCACCATGCTGGGGCGGCCCCGGGCCCCGC GGCCCCGGCGTTCACCATGGGCATCCGCCACTCCAGACCAGCCGCCACCATGGCCGCGGACACCACGCCCTGACACCCTGACCTTGGGTGTGAGCCCAGTCTCCCCAGGCTGTGAAGTGGGGTGTGGGCGGTCCCTCCTGGGCCTGGccttgcctggggtgggggggcctcctcccttcttttctgagTTGTCTGAGGTCCTTCTAGGCCACCTGCTCCCGCCAGTCCCCGGGGGCTGTGACCTGTGGCCCCGCGGCCCCACACTCTGGGAGCCTCTCCTGGCGCCCCAGTTTCTTCCGTCCTGGTCACGCCAGGTCAAGCCAGGCCACGTGGAGAAAGGGACACCCCTGGCCCTCCCCGCGGCCAGGCGACCGGCCGGAGATGGAGCTTCCTGTGTCCTAGAACTCGGTGTCCGTCCCGCCAGGGCCTGGGTGAGCCACACAGCTCGGGTTTCTGCCAAACTTGGGCTCGTCCCTGCTTCTCATGGAGCCGGCAGCCCGCTGGGGTCCCAGCCCGACGCCAGGCTGGAAGCTGCCCTGatgcccctcccctccacccacccactaACCGCTCGCCAATAA